The proteins below come from a single Prolixibacter sp. NT017 genomic window:
- a CDS encoding response regulator transcription factor encodes MSTKRLLIIEENLKTASSLKQSLNEFGYEADIAYVDETGEALALSGHYDLILIAVKTIESDGYQFCRNVRENNYQVPILILSASEKIEDKLCGFECGCDDYLSIPFNLSELKARIKVLLKRVVEAPVAVDTIQIADLEINRYAKTAFRNRRPIKLSSKEYNLLEYLAVNKGKVVSRSELSEKAWNKKFDQRSNIVDVYINSLRNKMDNGYHQSLIKTRIGFGYVMQEQ; translated from the coding sequence ATGTCGACAAAAAGACTATTAATCATTGAAGAAAATCTAAAAACCGCCTCATCCCTGAAACAGAGCCTGAACGAGTTTGGATATGAAGCCGACATTGCCTACGTCGATGAAACCGGCGAAGCGCTGGCGTTGTCCGGACACTATGATTTAATCCTGATAGCTGTGAAAACAATTGAATCAGATGGTTATCAGTTTTGCAGAAACGTCAGGGAGAACAATTACCAGGTTCCGATACTGATTTTATCGGCATCGGAAAAGATCGAGGATAAACTTTGCGGCTTTGAATGTGGCTGCGATGATTATTTGTCCATCCCTTTTAATCTCAGTGAACTGAAGGCCCGGATTAAAGTCTTGTTGAAAAGGGTGGTGGAAGCTCCGGTTGCTGTCGATACCATCCAGATTGCCGACCTAGAAATTAACCGGTATGCCAAGACTGCTTTCCGGAATCGCAGGCCCATTAAACTCAGTTCGAAAGAATACAACCTGCTGGAATACCTGGCGGTGAACAAAGGCAAAGTGGTCAGCCGTTCAGAACTGAGCGAGAAAGCCTGGAATAAGAAATTCGATCAGCGGTCCAATATCGTGGATGTTTACATCAATTCGTTGCGAAATAAAATGGATAACGGCTATCATCAGAGTTTGATTAAGACCCGGATTGGTTTTGGCTACGTTATGCAGGAGCAGTAA
- a CDS encoding ATP-binding protein, producing MKIRNKITLIFTLLAGSVLLVIMVFIYIFSDRYTDYEFYQRLSERANVIAGIHFEKDEVSSEMYAEIQEKYLHKLSEEKETIIPTDSMKRLINNQHIPRNFSPSFLVEILSQKHARFRTGKIYHVGILYFDNQGNFVVIVSAKNRYGQAQLNNLLHVLLIAFFIGMIVIYFIGRLYAGKVLQPMAAITEKAKDISAHNLHLRLDAIDNKDEISELAVTFNHMLDRLETAFQLQSNFVNNASHELRNPLTAILGEAEVSLQQERSADDYKKALQIIEKESERLDSLITSLLKLAQAGNTREEVTNTPVRIDELLVELVHEWENNNPDNQIRLDMSRLPEESGWLSVRGDESLLRASFINIIGNACKFSNNKEVVVGITGKAGSVTVSVKDQGVGIAEAELQNIAEPFYRGTNARSFEGFGIGLSLAHRIIKLHGGTLSISSELQKGTEVTVSFPNNA from the coding sequence ATGAAAATCCGCAACAAAATCACGCTCATCTTCACACTTCTCGCCGGTTCGGTTCTGCTGGTCATCATGGTTTTCATCTACATTTTCTCCGACCGTTATACCGATTACGAATTTTACCAGCGACTGAGTGAACGCGCCAACGTCATTGCCGGAATCCATTTTGAGAAGGATGAAGTGAGTTCGGAGATGTACGCGGAAATTCAGGAAAAATACCTTCATAAGCTATCGGAAGAAAAAGAGACGATCATCCCGACGGACAGCATGAAACGGTTGATCAATAACCAACATATTCCCCGGAATTTCAGTCCCTCTTTCCTGGTCGAGATTCTTAGCCAAAAGCATGCCCGGTTTCGAACCGGGAAAATCTATCATGTGGGTATTCTCTATTTCGACAACCAGGGCAATTTTGTGGTGATTGTTTCGGCAAAGAACCGGTACGGACAGGCTCAGCTCAACAACCTGTTGCATGTGCTGCTGATAGCCTTTTTCATCGGGATGATTGTCATTTATTTTATTGGACGTTTGTATGCCGGAAAGGTGCTGCAACCCATGGCAGCCATTACGGAGAAGGCGAAGGATATCAGTGCGCACAACCTGCATCTCCGTCTGGATGCAATCGATAACAAAGATGAAATCTCGGAGTTGGCTGTTACTTTCAATCACATGCTCGACCGGCTGGAAACCGCTTTTCAGCTGCAAAGCAATTTTGTCAACAACGCTTCTCACGAGTTGCGGAATCCATTGACAGCCATTTTGGGTGAGGCGGAAGTCTCCCTTCAGCAGGAGCGGAGTGCGGATGATTATAAAAAGGCGCTTCAGATTATTGAGAAGGAATCCGAACGGCTTGACAGTTTAATTACGAGTCTGCTGAAACTGGCACAGGCAGGAAACACCCGTGAAGAGGTGACGAACACGCCGGTCCGGATAGATGAATTACTGGTAGAGCTGGTTCACGAATGGGAAAATAACAACCCCGACAATCAAATCCGGCTTGACATGTCCCGGTTGCCGGAAGAGTCCGGATGGTTATCGGTCAGGGGCGACGAGAGTTTGTTACGGGCGTCTTTCATTAACATCATTGGCAATGCCTGTAAATTTTCCAACAATAAAGAAGTGGTTGTTGGGATAACGGGAAAAGCCGGTTCCGTCACGGTCTCTGTCAAAGACCAGGGCGTGGGGATTGCTGAAGCAGAACTTCAGAATATCGCTGAACCTTTCTACCGGGGAACCAATGCCCGGAGCTTCGAAGGATTCGGTATCGGTTTGTCGCTGGCTCACCGGATTATTAAACTGCACGGGGGAACTTTATCCATCTCCTCCGAACTGCAAAAGGGAACCGAGGTAACGGTTTCATTTCCCAATAACGCGTAA
- a CDS encoding response regulator transcription factor, producing MNILLIEDEQNVVAFIKKGLKEQGYSVFAAYDGPTGLELLTQNEVDLVILDIVLPGMNGLEVCTKIRKLGFIDVPILMLTALGTTDNIAKGLDSGADDYLVKPFKFKELTARIRALSRRKNLSLETGNQLEISDLMLNRNTKIAVRAGREIKLTSTEYRLLEYLMKNQRKVLSRVDLLENVWGINFNMGTNVIDVYMNYLRKKVDKGFDSRLIHTVVGMGYIMKEE from the coding sequence ATGAACATACTGCTGATAGAGGACGAACAGAATGTGGTCGCATTCATCAAAAAAGGATTGAAAGAGCAGGGCTACTCGGTCTTTGCTGCATACGATGGTCCCACAGGATTGGAATTGCTGACCCAGAATGAAGTCGACCTGGTGATTCTGGACATTGTCCTTCCCGGGATGAACGGTCTGGAAGTTTGTACGAAAATACGGAAGCTGGGCTTTATCGACGTCCCCATCTTAATGTTGACCGCCCTCGGAACCACCGATAACATTGCCAAAGGATTGGATTCGGGCGCCGACGATTACCTCGTGAAACCGTTTAAATTTAAGGAACTGACGGCCCGAATCAGGGCGCTTTCGCGAAGAAAGAACCTTTCCCTCGAGACCGGAAACCAGCTGGAGATATCCGATCTGATGCTCAACCGGAACACGAAAATTGCGGTCAGGGCAGGCCGGGAAATTAAGCTGACTTCTACAGAATATCGCCTGCTCGAGTATTTGATGAAGAATCAGCGAAAGGTGCTGTCCCGGGTCGACCTGCTGGAAAATGTGTGGGGCATCAATTTCAACATGGGTACCAATGTGATTGATGTGTACATGAATTACCTGAGGAAGAAGGTCGATAAAGGCTTCGATTCGCGGCTGATTCACACGGTGGTGGGGATGGGATACATCATGAAAGAGGAATAG
- a CDS encoding multicopper oxidase family protein, with translation MNTSRRKFIWIASAASVGVLSVPVLPKLYNSITGGQRVSPHPLNKNFPADIDLEFTASPDQVQLLNGSKTNVYTYQTRILKAENASVDKLPGSYLGPVIRVKQGQNVRVRFKNQLPRESVIHWHGLHIPQKMDGHPMYAIDKGGEFVYEFTVNNRPGTYWFHPHPDKYTGPQVYYGLAGLFIVEGDETGLPDGEYDVPLVIQDRKIDADNQLVYLDGGRMARMQGFLGDRILVNGQPDWNLDVKKGTYRLRILNGSNSRIYKLAWSDGSDIVAIGTDGGLLEKPVTRPYLMLSPGERIEIWKDFSSHNDGEEVRLKSLSFKTGSPMGGGGMMGGMMGGGQQQTPNGTAFDLASFQVTPQAGVQKELPAAFAKHRILSPSDAVNANNPRTFHFSFERMQWVINGETFEMMGVADWEKVKLNTTEIWEFINGGGSRGMGRMGNMMQMPHPVHLHGLQFRIIDRDVSDMSASVWESVKDGFVDQGWQDTFLLMPGMKVQAVMKFEDFTGIFVYHCHNLEHEDMGMMRNYEVIA, from the coding sequence ATGAATACCTCACGCAGAAAATTCATCTGGATTGCCTCTGCAGCATCGGTTGGTGTTCTGAGCGTTCCGGTACTCCCAAAATTGTACAATTCAATTACCGGGGGACAAAGGGTTTCACCCCATCCCCTGAACAAAAATTTCCCGGCAGACATCGATTTGGAGTTCACCGCCAGTCCGGATCAAGTGCAGCTTCTCAACGGTAGTAAAACGAATGTTTATACCTACCAAACCCGCATCCTGAAAGCAGAGAATGCTTCAGTAGATAAATTGCCGGGCAGCTATCTTGGTCCGGTTATCCGGGTAAAACAAGGACAAAACGTTCGTGTTCGTTTTAAAAATCAACTGCCGCGTGAAAGTGTGATTCACTGGCATGGATTGCATATCCCGCAGAAGATGGATGGCCATCCCATGTATGCCATCGACAAGGGCGGGGAATTTGTCTATGAGTTCACCGTCAACAATCGCCCCGGCACGTATTGGTTCCATCCGCACCCCGACAAGTACACCGGCCCACAGGTATATTATGGCCTGGCCGGACTGTTCATTGTCGAAGGCGATGAAACGGGGTTACCCGACGGAGAATATGACGTGCCGTTAGTTATTCAGGACCGAAAAATAGATGCTGACAATCAGCTGGTATACCTCGATGGTGGACGAATGGCCCGTATGCAGGGCTTTCTGGGTGACAGAATACTGGTCAACGGCCAACCCGACTGGAACCTCGATGTGAAAAAAGGCACCTACCGGCTCCGCATCTTAAATGGCTCCAACTCCCGTATCTACAAACTGGCCTGGAGCGATGGCAGTGATATCGTGGCCATCGGAACAGATGGCGGCCTGCTGGAAAAACCGGTAACGAGGCCCTACCTGATGCTTTCTCCGGGCGAGCGCATCGAAATATGGAAAGACTTCTCCTCCCATAACGACGGCGAAGAAGTGCGGTTAAAAAGTCTTTCCTTCAAAACCGGTTCTCCCATGGGAGGCGGCGGAATGATGGGGGGCATGATGGGAGGCGGACAACAACAAACACCCAACGGAACAGCCTTCGATTTGGCATCGTTCCAGGTAACGCCACAAGCCGGCGTACAGAAAGAGCTCCCGGCTGCCTTCGCAAAACACAGGATATTGTCTCCCTCGGATGCTGTGAATGCCAACAACCCCAGAACATTTCATTTCTCGTTCGAACGGATGCAATGGGTCATCAATGGCGAAACCTTTGAAATGATGGGGGTAGCCGACTGGGAAAAAGTAAAACTCAACACCACCGAAATATGGGAATTCATTAATGGTGGTGGCAGCCGGGGCATGGGCCGGATGGGCAACATGATGCAAATGCCCCACCCCGTTCACTTGCATGGTTTGCAATTCAGAATAATCGACCGCGATGTCTCCGACATGAGCGCCTCGGTCTGGGAATCGGTAAAAGATGGTTTCGTTGACCAGGGCTGGCAGGATACGTTCCTGCTTATGCCGGGAATGAAAGTGCAGGCGGTAATGAAGTTCGAAGACTTTACCGGAATCTTTGTCTACCACTGCCATAACCTGGAACATGAAGACATGGGCATGATGCGGAATTATGAGGTCATTGCATAG
- a CDS encoding DUF4396 domain-containing protein, protein MLNVTFLNFLENPSFVIPWYLVGAIAAIWVVWDVFKVNTRVNTALKYAWPIIMIFFSVIGLALYLITCRPPGIGKKKGKDEIDYHHRYVSAKWKKVTGSVMHCVAGDGLGIMTAMVISRMIDLNFWPEFWFEYAVGFLFGWFIFQFIAMRKMADSTSKALWLAGRAEFFSMITVMVGMGLVMRFVTPEIAGLSPNPDTFTFWGFGALGLFVGAIFTFPMNWWLVSIGWKHGMS, encoded by the coding sequence ATGCTGAACGTAACATTTCTGAATTTTCTTGAAAACCCCTCGTTTGTCATACCTTGGTACCTGGTTGGTGCCATTGCCGCCATATGGGTGGTATGGGACGTTTTCAAAGTGAACACCCGTGTGAATACGGCATTAAAATATGCCTGGCCCATCATTATGATTTTCTTTTCAGTCATCGGGCTCGCGTTGTATCTCATTACTTGCAGGCCACCCGGGATTGGAAAAAAGAAAGGAAAGGATGAAATCGATTACCACCATCGATATGTTTCGGCCAAATGGAAAAAGGTGACCGGTTCGGTAATGCATTGCGTAGCCGGCGATGGCCTGGGAATCATGACAGCCATGGTCATCAGCCGGATGATCGATTTAAATTTCTGGCCGGAGTTCTGGTTCGAATATGCTGTTGGATTCTTATTCGGATGGTTCATCTTTCAGTTTATCGCCATGCGCAAAATGGCAGACTCAACTTCCAAAGCGCTCTGGCTGGCCGGAAGGGCAGAGTTCTTCTCGATGATAACCGTCATGGTCGGAATGGGTTTGGTCATGCGCTTCGTTACTCCGGAAATAGCCGGCCTAAGCCCCAATCCGGATACGTTTACCTTCTGGGGATTTGGCGCACTGGGGTTGTTCGTCGGCGCAATATTTACCTTTCCCATGAATTGGTGGTTGGTATCAATCGGGTGGAAACACGGGATGAGCTAA
- a CDS encoding T9SS type A sorting domain-containing protein: MKKVLAIILCTFAFSGNLIAQWQQSNGPYGGDIRALAVDTATNHLFAGLNHGGVYKSTDNGASWTMVNNGIEFNTVSTLAASDGKIFAGTYDNGVFISTDDGNSWTAINNGLTTYGKFVSSIVVYRDYIFAGTNDGVYFSSNNGSTWTSVNSGIPDNVLHVHSLLISGGILYASVAGGGINGGIYRSADNGRNWVEVNNGLSGNSLNVFSMATNGNMIFAATNGGIYTSTDNGGTWTEKSNLSTWSVAVNGSNIFAGTIGSGIYFSPDNGDTWTAVNDGIPAKYIGAFVISGNNIFAGTWDGGIFLSTNNGTNWTDANEGITGMAISSIVHSGDRIFAGGYGGVYTSTDQGNSWTIVNNGLLSTSVIPLAVSGSNIFAGTQNKGIFLSEDNGTSWTEVNNGLTSTDIRALNVKGDSILAGTNGGVFLSTDNGSNWVEKNNELSKVQVMSIATRDTCTFIGTTNGILLSTDNCNSWVDASGGLPSNTTVYAIVVSGDNVFAGTFGDGVYLSSNNGSSWTAVNNGLSDLQIMSLAVNEKGIFAGTYNGGVFVSTNNGSSWIAVNSGLLCKRVSSLMLGSNYVYAGTSAASVWTNDVGITGVREIKKSEISVFPNPAKETLFLRGIEPNAEISIYNIKGKLLFNKILTSNQVDISSLPRGLYAIKIVDKTGMRTGKFIKQ; the protein is encoded by the coding sequence ATGAAAAAAGTACTTGCGATCATCCTTTGTACATTTGCCTTCTCAGGTAATTTGATAGCACAGTGGCAACAATCCAATGGTCCCTACGGCGGTGACATACGGGCACTCGCAGTTGATACAGCCACGAACCATCTGTTTGCAGGCCTTAATCATGGAGGGGTTTACAAATCAACCGACAATGGAGCCAGTTGGACCATGGTAAACAACGGTATCGAATTCAATACCGTTTCTACTCTCGCCGCAAGCGACGGTAAGATTTTTGCCGGCACCTACGATAATGGCGTATTTATCTCAACTGATGATGGCAATAGCTGGACCGCAATTAATAATGGTTTGACCACTTATGGCAAATTTGTTAGTAGTATCGTTGTATACCGGGATTATATATTTGCCGGAACGAATGACGGTGTTTATTTTTCTTCGAACAATGGTAGTACCTGGACTTCGGTCAACAGCGGAATTCCGGACAATGTCTTGCATGTTCACTCGTTGCTGATAAGTGGGGGAATCTTATATGCCTCCGTTGCCGGAGGAGGCATCAATGGAGGCATTTACAGGTCGGCTGATAACGGTCGAAACTGGGTTGAAGTTAACAATGGCTTGTCGGGGAACAGTTTAAATGTTTTCTCGATGGCAACAAACGGAAACATGATTTTTGCAGCCACAAATGGTGGTATTTATACATCGACCGATAATGGTGGCACCTGGACTGAAAAGTCGAATTTATCGACATGGTCTGTAGCTGTAAATGGGAGCAATATTTTTGCCGGAACGATTGGCAGCGGTATTTATTTCTCGCCTGATAATGGTGACACCTGGACAGCAGTCAATGACGGAATACCAGCTAAGTATATTGGGGCTTTTGTTATATCTGGCAACAATATTTTCGCCGGAACCTGGGATGGGGGTATTTTCTTGTCAACCAACAATGGTACCAACTGGACCGATGCGAATGAAGGTATCACCGGCATGGCTATTAGCTCCATCGTCCATTCCGGTGACAGAATCTTTGCCGGCGGTTATGGTGGCGTCTACACATCGACAGACCAGGGGAATAGCTGGACAATTGTGAACAATGGGTTGTTAAGTACGTCTGTTATTCCACTAGCGGTTAGTGGAAGTAATATTTTTGCGGGGACACAAAACAAGGGTATTTTCCTGTCGGAGGATAACGGTACAAGCTGGACAGAAGTAAACAACGGCTTGACAAGTACAGATATTCGTGCGCTGAACGTGAAAGGAGACAGTATTTTAGCGGGAACGAACGGTGGAGTTTTCTTATCGACGGATAACGGAAGTAATTGGGTAGAAAAAAACAACGAATTGTCAAAAGTACAGGTGATGTCAATTGCTACCCGTGACACCTGTACTTTTATTGGGACCACCAATGGTATCTTACTATCAACCGATAATTGCAACAGCTGGGTGGATGCATCCGGTGGTTTACCTAGTAATACAACGGTGTATGCCATTGTTGTAAGTGGGGATAATGTTTTTGCAGGAACTTTTGGTGACGGAGTTTACCTGTCATCGAACAATGGTAGTAGCTGGACTGCTGTCAATAACGGCCTGTCCGATCTGCAAATCATGTCATTAGCCGTTAATGAAAAAGGAATTTTTGCCGGGACATACAACGGCGGCGTATTTGTCTCGACTAACAATGGTAGTAGTTGGATCGCAGTAAATTCAGGCCTGTTATGCAAAAGAGTGAGCTCTTTAATGCTAGGTTCAAATTATGTTTATGCAGGTACTTCTGCCGCAAGTGTATGGACGAACGACGTTGGAATAACAGGTGTACGAGAAATTAAAAAGTCAGAAATTTCAGTTTTTCCCAATCCGGCTAAAGAAACTCTATTCCTTAGGGGAATCGAGCCAAACGCTGAAATTTCGATATACAACATTAAAGGGAAATTGCTCTTCAATAAAATATTAACCAGCAACCAGGTTGATATTAGCAGTTTACCTCGCGGACTTTATGCCATTAAAATTGTCGATAAGACCGGAATGAGAACCGGAAAATTTATTAAACAGTAA
- a CDS encoding PD40 domain-containing protein, translating into MKTLKILLFAFIITLTSCNNIFNNDDNDFTYETIVTESPVNLENINSSFDDYNSDLPYPAFRHGIYFSTNRNSSGNNFDIIFKSMDISYHPKDDILNISYVSDAGSYNKYTNKILETINTDFDEFGPFYHSGDEDYEYFFYANNESGNFDIKYASSKKSDFGTYNAQEIINAPESFESINSEYDDYYPCIFNENKSLVFCSNREMEVFNIYETAFVEDEINPDYHVTTDHEIVRNAILSSDKNDKCPFVAGNIMVFTSDREGGYGGFDLYFSQYLNGKWSQPQNLGDKINSEYDEYRPIIVPFSEFDETMLIFSSNRPGGKGGFDLYAVRTKTLPKPDYD; encoded by the coding sequence ATGAAGACATTAAAAATTTTACTTTTCGCTTTCATAATCACATTGACAAGTTGTAATAACATATTCAACAATGATGATAATGATTTTACTTACGAGACAATTGTAACTGAATCGCCTGTAAATTTGGAAAATATTAACTCTTCTTTTGATGATTACAACTCGGACCTTCCCTATCCAGCATTCAGACATGGAATTTATTTTTCAACAAATAGAAATAGTTCAGGAAACAATTTTGATATTATCTTTAAAAGCATGGATATTTCTTATCATCCCAAAGATGACATATTAAATATCTCATATGTTAGCGATGCTGGTAGTTATAATAAATATACGAACAAGATTCTTGAAACCATAAATACAGACTTTGATGAATTTGGTCCATTTTATCATTCTGGAGATGAAGATTATGAATACTTTTTCTACGCAAATAACGAATCGGGAAACTTTGATATAAAGTATGCGTCATCAAAGAAATCTGATTTTGGTACGTACAATGCTCAAGAGATAATAAATGCTCCGGAATCTTTTGAATCCATCAACTCAGAGTATGACGATTACTACCCTTGCATATTTAATGAGAATAAAAGTCTTGTGTTCTGTAGCAACAGAGAAATGGAAGTATTTAATATTTACGAAACAGCATTTGTTGAAGACGAGATTAATCCTGATTATCATGTTACCACCGACCATGAAATTGTAAGAAATGCTATTTTGTCAAGTGACAAAAATGATAAATGTCCATTTGTAGCAGGGAATATAATGGTCTTCACCTCAGACAGAGAGGGAGGTTATGGTGGATTTGATTTATATTTCTCACAGTATTTGAATGGGAAATGGTCTCAGCCACAAAATTTGGGGGATAAAATTAATTCTGAATATGACGAATATCGTCCGATTATTGTTCCATTCAGCGAATTTGATGAAACAATGTTGATTTTTTCATCGAACAGGCCAGGCGGGAAAGGCGGTTTTGACTTGTATGCCGTAAGAACAAAGACATTGCCGAAACCTGATTATGATTAA